The sequence below is a genomic window from Strix uralensis isolate ZFMK-TIS-50842 chromosome 11, bStrUra1, whole genome shotgun sequence.
TATGGGGGCGCACCCCTCACCTGGGGTCCCCGAGGGGttctgccccccaaaacccccctggcggggggggggggtccctctCCCCACACTGTCAGGGGGTCCCATCCCCCGCTACCAAGTGCCCTGTcaggggggtccccgggggtgGGAATGGGGGTGCGTGAGGGTCCGGGGGTACCAGGGAGAACTCGGGGAGCCCCGTCCCCAGCGTGGGgggtgccgcggggagggggcgcccaGCGGGGAGCCTCTGCCTACCTCAGGGGCCGGCAGAGAGGAgggcggggagaggaggaggaagaggaagaggcagcGGCGACAGCGCCCGCCCCAACCGGCGCCGCCTCAACAGGGAAAGCGCCTTCCCACCCTGCGGCCCTCACGCCGCGCCAGCCCCGCACCCGAACAGGCTGCCCTCACCCGACATGGCAGCCGTGGCGTCACTCCGCACCCCCCTCCGCGTCCTGCGCATGCGTTCCCCTGGCCCCGCCTCTGCCCTGGCAATGCCCACACTCCCCATGGAGGACATGGCGTCGCCAGGCCCGCCCCTTCGTGCCTGCGCGGAGCCGCCTCCCTTTAGCCTCGCCCCTTCTCCCCACTCCCCTCAGGGCCACCATGATGGCAGCGGGGGCCCCGCGGCTCTGGCCGCTCCTCCGGGCCCTGCGGGCTCAGGTGAGGCGGGAAGGCGGGTGGGGGGGACCTCGGGGGTGGCGTCACGCCCACGTCGCGGCCTCACTCCACCCGGGGGGTGTGAATCCGGCGgctctggggggggttggggccctccctcccctcttcccttccccttcctcgcCGTTCCCTTCCCCGTCCttcccggggggcaccgggggccaGGACGTCCCGGCGAGCGCCCCGACTGCGGGTTGCGCGGATTCAGCCCCCCCGCAGCTGGTCGCTGCCCCCGCGGGCCTCGGCCCGGCGCTGGCGGAGccgctggaggcggggggggtgcgggcaggcgggcggcctcGCGCTGCCCACGCACCAGCAGCGGCAGTGGGGCCAGGCGGGGCCCAGCGTCCCTGGGGGGCAATGGGGCGGTCAGGGGtagcccccagggagcccccccacacctgccccgaGGCAGCCCCCACAAATCCCCACACACAATCCCCCACAGGGGCGTTTCACGGACCCACCAGAGACACCCCTGACCCCACAGAGACAACCCCCCGACCCCATAgattcccccccccagccccacagatccCCCCTCCCAGCCCAATAGAGATACCCCTGGCCCCACAGATCCCCTGTAGCCCCACAGAGACCCTCCCCAGCCATACAGagacctccccccaccccacagatcccccctcagccccccagaGAACACTCCAGCCCCACAGCGACCCCCTCTCAGACCCACAgagccccacacccccccccccctcccaccgaCGGACATGCCccccaccagggcagccccacgtGGAGGTGCAGGAACTGGAGGAAGTTTTGCACCAGCCCCACGGGGGTGTAGGCCCCCAGCCCCAATTCCTCCAGCcgctcctccccctccacacccacGGTAggagggggggctctgccccacagctgcgGGGGGGGGAAACCGAACCCACAGCAGGGGGGGTCCAGACTGAAAcgaagaaattcactcaacagtcagaatccgATATAACCGTTCAGCAGGAATTCTttatcagcagcgctggggtcgccctggggattctccaccataagggctcccaccAACTAGCGGGGGACATCAGTTTACgcacacacaaatcatacatattcataaatttcctggaaaggggtgtcttatgataatgagttcccgggattcatttacacagtctgagcatgcgtagtgaaaatagaGTGAGGGGCTTCGGTGGTCGTGGTCTTCATCACGGTGTCGGCTCTTTCCGGAGCACGTGCTGTGAGGTAaggtccaggtgtcttcttcctaaatcagcaagaTCACCCTCCCTCGATGGTATCTCTGGGTGcttttgttcgagttccccttatctcagtttgcccaagtgcccactgaaggctGCTACCAGTGAGTTATATGgggagcgttttacttttgtctagacagacaaagaggccgaGGGAACACAGCTGAGGAGTCACTGGgcaacaaacacaagcaaaacttgCCTGCAGCACAGTTTAGACTTAGCCAGAAATTCactggtttgagccctttcaagACCCACAGCGGGTTCTGTTTGCCCCATGGTGGCTGTGGGGGATGGGGAAGCtgcctgggagggggaggagaaggagggttATAGGGGGGTCTGACCCACAGTCCCCCCACCTCGAGCCCCCACCCTACCTCTGCCCTAGAACCCCCAAtctgcccccccagagcccccaatctgccccccagacccccaacATGTTCTCCCAGAGCCCCTGTCCTGCTCTGTGCCCCCTCCAGACCCCCAATCTGCGCCCCCAGACCCCCAGTGTGCCCTTCCAAAATCCCtgtcctgcagccccccctgagcccccAATCTGTCCCCCAAACCCTCTGTCCCCCCCTCACCTGGGCGTCTCCAGGCCCAGAGGGGCCCCCGCAGTGTCTGGGCAGGGGAAgcaaaggggtggggggggggcacatgaAATCACAGCCCCCCACATGACATCATCAGcacccacccctcccacccccagggGCAAAGCCctccctctgcagagccccagcacggCCGTGACATCACCACGGAGGGCAACACTCGCAAGGGAGAAGTGGCAGAGGAGCGTAACGCCACCGCTGGCCATGACGTCAttatagactttaaaaaaaaaaaaaaaaccaaaaccaggaaaTGACCCCTACTAggtcctgcccctcctcctcaCTGTCTCCACCTGGCTTGTCCTCGAggtgtggtgggatgggggggggggggtggggaatatGGGAGGTTTGTGTGGGACCTACaggtgggggacatgggggttttggtaggacctacagaaatgtgtggggttggggcacacagaggggtttgggtaggacctacagaaatgcaggtggcaccagtgcagtgaaggtagaacccagctcttggggtcaccacccctgagagccctgtgcagcccagggacacggaggctgctgcaggcacagagcaggagatgggctggggcagctcttgggctgcGTGGGAGGGGCGGTcgctgcagggagttgcagaggtttggggttttttcttgtgGTGTGGGAACAGTTTCCGTGTGTTacagacacccagtgccccctgcTTAGAGTGACAAGcgttctccttcccatcagctcttcAGTGACGCATCgaaccagcagctgctcaccaacagaattcagatttcctgggcCAGGTCGCGGGAGAactggaggtaagaaaggctCCACTTCCTGCGCTGCTCCGGGGTCATtcacagctctgctcttttttccctcggggaaagcagagcctggggcagagggtaaaACTCTGCAGGCGTGGGAAGCTCGGCCTTGTGCTGGTGACCCAcggggtttgtgtgctgctggtgtctgggctggaagggctgaggtggggaccctctgaagagcccacgctgccccagacccaatctgacagacccacagcagagtgcagctCTTGCTTTCGTAtttctcagcagctctttgtcctgctccttcccagagctttgacctgcaggaggagggtgacaGTCTGTcgggggaagaggagctgccctgaagagaagcccccgtctgcctcagccctgcaccctgggactgttcttccctctgctctggatctctggggctactcagagctgcccttggcagagtgaatcttctcaGGCCCCGAGAGCTCTGGTGATGTCgttactgcaggtttcttcaaggcaaagctggccaggagagagaagccctgtttgggcctgcagggcagggtcctgccaagatGCTTTAATGGTCCCTACTGGAGAGAACAAtcactaaataactttttgtataaagctttgagctcgcatcctgctgcccttctgtcagcaggcagcccagttactgtccagtgccagcccagctgccagccctcgccatcgccttcacagccagcgctgcctctgcccatcgtgatctctgctgcagagtttctctgggtttccttccccgttctgtcagggagcagccagggcactgctgagcacgggggatttctcctttcagtcccaCTAGAGCTGAATCTGGGGGACTCACCCCAGGAGGTTTCTCCTGTCATGCAGTTTCAAACTGTGAGTTACTGTCAGCCATTTACCTTACCTGACTGTAAGCTTCCCTCAATGTGCAGGGTGTGCCCTGACCTACTAGTTAATTCTTGAAGCCTTCTGGCTGTTCCATTCATTTCTTcttatctctgaggagaaaatagccTCACTCCTCAACCTGTCAAATGGACCCATTGCTCAACTATCAATATGTGTCCCGATCCCAAAGTGTCAGATGGGTGAtttgtccccagcaaagatgtcatctttcctgccagcttttactgctgcaccaTTAACATGCTTCAGAAGTGAGTCAGCTGGTAAAGATGGTGGTGTGAGTATGATCTCTTTCTTGATCCTTCTGCAGAGATGTGTCcgagctgaaggcagagcagaggaggcGTTCTGGCTCTACTTGTAaactgctcctgcctgcactctggcgtgcagctctgggagcccgTCAGCCTGGGCAGACCTGTCCTAAAGggtcaggcacagcagcaagcgggacaggaaacaagccagaagacTTGGGAAGTGATGCCCTTACAAGTCAAGGGGGACCTGAAGAAGAGGGAGCTTCAGGACAGGTAAATTTAAACTTTGCTGTTACCAACattaccttttgtggctgcttcTTGGATTCACAGGCGGGCTGTGTTCACGTTTCAAACCCACCCAttctgcacagccttgtttcTGTCCCTAGCCAAGCTATGGCCTTCAACAGCACGGGTAGAAAAACACGTCTGACCCATAGAAGCTTTTGTAAGACAGGACTGGAAAAGAGATCACAGTGTATTACagtgtttttgctgttacctgaTTGTTGGTGAGAAGTTGTGACCAGCATAAAGAGAGCTGTGTCTCTTGTACAGCCCTTGGtacccccagggctgtgcagaggagtTGGGAGGGATTTGCCCAGGGCCATCCTAAGCCCCTCTGTACTGACAGTTCCTTACCAGACTGAGTGCAGAAGtcctttggggcaggaagggccattttgcaacatcaggcATATTAACCTGTAGAGATGAAcgctgcctttgctgtattttctgggctgaactttctctgctgtgcttctgggagctgcttagCTCTTCAGCGGGTGCTGGTGTGCGATGCTTTTGGAATGGCACGtggaccttctcttctcagggggacggagctctcagccttgctcgtgcagtctcagaagcagaacgaggagaaggagaagaccgTGAAAACACTTAACGACACTGTGGAGATTCTagtatgttttacctttatttgggAGATGGCCCAATGGTTGTTCTCCAGCTTTAGCACAAAGGGGTGTGGTTTCCTCAAGAGAAAGAGCGGTGAGGATGCTGATGTGTGGGAGCATCAGGCACGTGTGAGTCAgcccaggggcaggcagtggcGGGGGAGCTGCAGACAGTTCCAAGGGTTGCACCAGTGCTATTCTGCCTGTGACTAAATCTCTAGGGATCAAAGTTCCTTGGAATTGAagcttcatagcagcctgtgaaaaccagctgttggtctttctcttcttagttttTGCAAAGAAGGAATTCAATAGGTGTGGGAAGGGATACACTGGAATCACTAGGGCTGAGGTTTATCAGCACGacgatgctgctgaggctgggaatgctgcagaggggagcagctcttccctgcctaccctttgcttattctattctcaggaagcaagtctgctagagaaagaatatgaagcttcattgactgaaagtgtcaaagaagagaatctttccctccaaaagctgataaaagatatAACAGAGGTGAGTACAGAGTTGGGACCACATccctgtaatttgatttaaaagtacttgagGAAGGCAAACAACTGGCCCAGGGAATAGATAGATGtgttttatactgtctgtgttaACTGCCACTGGCTGTTTAATTATTATACCACTTTTCTGACATCAAACCTGCTATAACTgctgagctggctgtcctgtgacacTTGAGCTAAGTCACTAGAAGTTTCCGTACCTTTGCCTTTCCCGTAAGGTCTCTATTTGACTGTGCTTTGAGTTGGCTACTTGACATTTGTGTTCTAGTGTTGCCTGGAagcttctcccacctccttgaGCAATGACTCTcttgttctttagatttttataaaaggtcaCTGACTGAATCAATGCACTTGCCAACTCTGCTCCTTCACTCTACATTCACTGACCATTATTATCTCCCCAGAATTGCAACTGCTCTAACTGTTTAGGGCTAACTTTAGCTTAGTCCTAAACCTCACTCTAGGGAGGGGGGTTTAATCATCAGATGTTTTACACAGCTTCTCACAAAGTCAGTTCTTTCCCCTTATGTAGTCATTTTTATCCTCTTGTGCTACTGCTCAGAATaaacattagctttttcattgctgttttccagtattcatcagcttccttcttccctgggtagcattaatatttcctttcattgctatttccAGTGTTGACCTGGTGCTCCTCGTCTCCGTGGCtctaagaagctgaaggagactaaAATCTTTCAtgagagcttcaagaaactgagcgttcaggcagcctccagccacttcacacttgtttcttcttgtttgtagtaGCTGTATTCAGAAACCCCTGGAGCACTTGTGACCGCAGGGACAAAACTTCtttgttgactgaagaaatgagagagTTGAGTTTTTAATGACTCTAGGGTGAagtgggggaaaaggagaaatagacaaagaaaatcaagCAGAATGAGCAGAGAGTGACAGCTTGATGTGGGCTTTCAGGTGGTGTTAGATGAATGTGCCAGCGTGGTcactgacagctcccagcaggcagagtctAGCAACATCCTCTCTTGTCAGAGCTCCGTTGATGCAGAACGTGCCTTTGTCTTGGTTCAGGAAGCgctggcaaggaggagaggagcaacACAGGTGAGAATTTCTCCTTGTCTTCACCACTGGCCGCAGGCTCAGCTGCTGATGCCTTGCTTATCTTGAAACCTTTCCATTCACTTAGCCAGTTTCTTTCTAGCCATCCCACTCTTGGTACTATATCACCTCACCagtctcaccagctctgtgttctgctgcttttctctctttgatctccaccccctcatcacaacttttgccttcaggtgagctgtctcgctgcttgcttctctcacagctatcaggagccatcttccctgctccttattgcttgtttgtgcttttccctgcccattccttgcaggccctaaaagaagagctctctgccaggcaggactctatcagtttcctgctgcaccagcacaggcagcaggaggagaagtgccggaagctgcagcaaagcctcgagcaactggagcaggagtgCCAGAcggccagcagccaccagcagcacctgcagtctctggtagaagcactcagaaggtgagcgttccctcctcctcctgtgttctggaggcaatctgcttccagttctggcaGTTCAGAGGTGTTATGGGCAAAGAACTCGCCTGCCTTCCCCGTGTATGCCCCTGTTTGgcacttcagcatcctcctgtcaCTGCTGTTCCTGCTCTACTGTGAATCCTGGAGACTCAGAGTGACATTGGAATACAAGACGCCTCCCTCTCGACgtgctgcttctctgaattctgttctttaGGGGCCCTTTCCTAGCCACAGCTTCTCAGTGAAtgaaggcaaaagcctgcctgccttcctctgtcccGCTCCAGTGACCTTGTGAGGGGAAGGGCAAGTTCTTCCTTACCGTGCTGCCCACAGCGCCAGCCTGGAGCGACTGGAATGGGATCTGTGACTCTTCAGGcctgttcattcttctgactga
It includes:
- the LOC141948028 gene encoding centrosome-associated protein CEP250-like isoform X2; the protein is MPLQVKGDLKKRELQDRGTELSALLVQSQKQNEEKEKTVKTLNDTVEILEASLLEKEYEASLTESVKEENLSLQKLIKDITEVVLDECASVVTDSSQQAESSNILSCQSSVDAERAFVLVQEALARRRGATQALKEELSARQDSISFLLHQHRQQEEKCRKLQQSLEQLEQECQTASSHQQHLQSLVEALRSDCANLEKTRAELQQELEEAEQEASCLCQSNTELQLREDAAQGRGWSSSRGWRERVVTRSSC